The Capra hircus breed San Clemente unplaced genomic scaffold, ASM170441v1, whole genome shotgun sequence region AGGCTGCCCAGCTTCCATTAACTGCCCTCCTCCTGCCACTCCTGCTCGCCGCTGCACTCAGAACCTTTCTGGATGAGATCCACGGCGCGGTCCTTGGTCTCAGGGGCAGCAGGCTCCACTGCTCGGTCTTGTCCAGGTAGCGGGAAGCAGCCAGTGTTGGAGCCAAGAGGGTCATGGTTTGTTCCCGCAGCCTTGGGGAAGCCTCAGGAGGGAGGCCAGGCCTCTGGGGACAAGGCCCCCTCAGAGCCCAATGCTTCCAGTGGATCCGAGGCTATGGGGAGGACAGGATGGAGGGTCAGAGAGCAGGTCTGGGGGCCAGGGTCGGAGGGTCAGGGAGTCTCAAGATCAAACAGAAGTGCCCAGTTTCCATGAATCCAAGGGAGGCCGCTGGAAAGGGAACGGAGGACACGCCCACCTGTGACTCTGACGAAACTCTTGAAATCTCCTTCAGGGACAATATTGGGATCAGAGTTGCCAGGAATTTCCAAGGTCCGGCCTCGGGGTCTGGGAAGATGAGGGGAGTCAGCGGTCTGTCCTGCTGTCCACGCTgtctgccccctcccacccccaggaccCTGCTGTCCGTGAGTGGAGGTCACTCACCCAGGGGGTTGAGATCATAGACTATCTCCTCGCTGTGAAGGGCCCCTTCTCTCTGTGGAGGGGAAACGAAGCTGTGAGAGATCACACAGGCCACAGCCCGCCCCTCCAGTGCACACTCCTCAGGACTTGCAGTTGGAACTTCAGGGACACGGAGGGACCAGGACTGTGGAAAGTGCAAATGGACCAAAGCATTGGGTGTGGGGGGTGGCCTCAGCGCTCTTGCAGGGAGAGGAACAGAGCAGGGGGTGAACCTGGGAGATGGGGACCTAGATTCAGGGTGTTCCACTCACCTCGACTTGTAGAATCTTAGATATTGCGTCCCCCACAGGGAAATCTAAGGATCCTCGAGCCACCACCTTGAGGGACACGGCAGCAGCTGCGATGGGCCACCACAGAGAAGCCAACGGGCCGGGCAGAGCCCGCGGGCACCTGTACCCGCTGGGCGAGCCCTCCACCCCCGGCCAGGCACAGACCCTCCACTGGGGACACAAGGACGCTCACCTGGGGGCAGGAAGACGGTGAGGGCCAGAGTCCCAGCCCAGTTaggctccccacccctcacctgccCAGTCCCCCACCACCACCGTGCGTTCAGCCCCAAGGGCCTCACGGTCAGATCTCTATCCAGGTAGTTGTAGAGGACAGGCCGCAGCTCGAGCTGCTCAAAGCGGCGGACAGAGACCGGCAGGCGGAGGTGCATGTGGAATTCACGGAACACTAGGAGTCGGGCCGGGGTGGCCACACACAAGCCTGACACAGAGTGGGCACATATGAGAGGCCTGGGGGCATCACAAGCAAGGGTCCCCAGGAGTGAGGGCAGGGCCTGCCCCTAGTCCCCTACATCCCACCCATCCTCTGCCTGCCGCTGCTCAATGGCTTCAGACCCACGCTCGGCATGCAGACATCTCCAGCTCTCTGCCCCTCATTCCTGCTACCAAGAGCTAAGGACCAATTAGGGAGCCTCGGTCCAGGGAGCCTGGAAGAGGAAGGCCGAGGACCCTGGCAGGGTGATCACACCTGTGCTTTTGGACAGGCTCACGCCGTGGATCTCCCACGTGGTCAGAGAGTCCGGGAGCAGCAGTTGTAATCTGCGGTGGGAAAGGTGAGAAGCTGGGTCACACGCTGGGCAGGCCCCAGACACAGCCCAGAGACAAAGCCAGGCCCCGCACGCGCCCTCACTGGGAGAAGCGGTCCACTTCTTCCACTTTCCAAAGCCAGTTCTCGGGGAAGAAGCTGCGCACGGGGATGTCATCCTCTTCAATCAGGTCCTCCTCCTTCAGGAGCTCCAAGGCTCTGTGGGGGACACCGTGGAGGGCGGTGAGGAGGGGGCCATTCTGACCCTCCAGGGGCCCCGGCCAGTGCCCCGGCCACACCCAGCCCCTCACCTCGGACCAGGCCCACCTGGCCCCTGGTCCGGGCCTTCTTGCGCAGGTTTTCGGCAAACTGGCAGCAGGACAGGAAGGGCTCTCGGCAGGCCGGCTGCTGCACCCGGGCCGCCCGCTGCTCACAGGTGCGCACCATGGGCAGCCGCGTCAGCCCGTCCTGGCAGCAGCGCTTGGCTACGGGGGAGGTGTACTGGCCCACTGCAGGACCAGGTGAGGCTGAGCGAGGGGCACGCCTCATCCCCGGCCCCGACCTCTAGACGTGCCAGGACTCACCCGGAGAGACCAGGAACTTGAGGGCCGGTCACAGCAGAGcacctccccagcctcccttTTGCCCCAGAACTACAGTGTCTGCATTTCTAGCCCAGACACCATGCACTGGCTCAGTCGGGACCAGAGGAGCCAGTAGGCAGACCTGCATCCCGAGCCTTGGGCCCAAGTGGAGAACTGCATATGTCTTAGTCGCTCAAGGCATGTCGGAATCTGAGGACccggaggctcctctgtctgaattctccaggcaagaatactggaggcagTAGAGACATTGCCTTCTTCTggcgatctttccaacccagggatcgaacctaggtctcttcattgcaggcagattctttaccatctgagccaggagggaagccctagagaatttcatgggcacCCTCAACTCACGCTTCTCATGAATCGCCTTTTGGAAGTTCACGTTTCTCTTTTTCCGAGACTTTGACTCCTTGGGACAGCTCAGACCTGGTAGAGAGCAGGAATGCAGTCAGCCAGAGGGCACagggcctccccctcccctctgagtctccccctcccagcccagcccttcccacccctcctctTCCCGTCTTTCCCCCTCAGGCCCCTCCTTCCTCCTATCCTCCCACCACccactccccttcctcctctgtccTCACTCTTTCTGATTTCAGTCCGATGGTCTCCATCAGAAAAGGCCAGACCAGCTGCCTTGAACACTTGAGGGGCAGTGTCTCCACCGCCGGGACCACAGCCAAGGTCATAGCTGTTCATAGCTTCGAAGACCTGGCGAGAAAAGGCAGAGATGCTGCTGAGACAAGAGTGGCTGTGGCCGCGATCGCATACTCAGCTGCAGGTGAGAGGGCAGGGTCCAGACAAGTacgagagagacacagagagcgGAAACAGAGCCACCGGGGCCAAGGCTCGAGGGAGGAATGGGAGCAGTCCAGCTGAGTGAGTTCTCGTGGCTGGCTGCCGGCTTGGGGTAGGAGGAGGATGAGCCTCGGAGGGAAGGGAAGATCAGAGAGAGGACTTGGACCAAACCTTGACCATGTCGAGGGGTTTGTGGGACTTGCCACCCACAGCATACAGAGCCGTGTCCACAGCTCCCAGGGCCACCAGGGCTCGAGACCCTGTTTGCAGGTTGAGTTTCACAGCGTCCCCAGGACGATACGCCTTGGAACTGTCCACGTTCAGCTCCATCTGGCAGAGGTGTCAGGGGCAGGTAGTCAGGGTGGGGAGAACTCGTTCAGTCTTGAGCATCCTCAGTGCCACCCCAAACTAAATCACCCCGTTTGCAGTCATTCAGTCTTCTCTCTTAATCCTCCCAGCATGTACACACACCCCATCTCTTCCAATGCAGTTTACCTTCCCCCCACAGTCTCCAGCCTGGACGTCCACTCTCAGGGAGTTGGCCACCGGGACGCCCCCCGTGATAGTAGAAGGCCACGAGGTGGAAGGAGGGCACCAGGCGATGGTCCACAAACACGGAGATGGAGGTCAGGTGGGTCTTGGGCTCTCGATGCACAGACACGATCTGGCCCCGGGACAGGATCTGGAGGGGAGCAGGGTGCTCCTCACTGGCCATCCTCAGCCCTGAGGCCGCCACCCACCCTGAGGGTCCTTCTTCTTGAGACCCTCTCAGCCCGTCCTCCCCTGTGGCCCATCATGGGCACCATGTAATAGAAGTAGGAGAAGCTCCCACTGATGCCCACGGCTTGCAGGTTTAGGTTAAGGGTCTCTCCGACTTTAAGAGGTCGAGGATTCTGCCACTCAATGGACAGAAACCCAGAGCTTCTGGACAGGGGCGCTTTCACAGTGAGACTGCCTACAGCAGGGTGTGGGGAGCCTGCAGACACCTGGAGAGAGGGCAGGGGTCACAGGGTCAAGGGAAAGGGCACAGGCACCCAGCTTCCCCGCCTCTACCCACCAGCCTGGGAACCTTCTCTCCTAGCCCACCCACCCCCGTGAGGGTGGGGTGCTACCGAGAGCTGCACTTCTGAGATGGTCCGAGGAACACCAAGGGAGACGATGACTTGGCCGCTCCCATCGGTGTTCCGTTCAAAGTCCTGGTTTTTAGAAGTCGATCCAGAAAACAACTTGGCAGACACTTTGACGGGAATGCCAGAGGCTGGGGTGCCTGACATGTCACGCACCAGGGCCTAGGTAGATGAGGAGGGGCCGAGGGAAGAGCGCAGTCAGTGAGATGCGGCGCCCTCCTGCCCACCACCCCCGGCACCACTGCTCATCCTCCCCCTTCCTGAAGAAACCTGCAGCAGGAAGGGGACCCCAGGGATAAGCTGCTGCTTGGTTTTGCTCAGATCCAGGGAGAAGGGAGATGACACGAAACGCCAGGACGTGAGCTCTGCCTCCTCCATCTCTCCTCCTGCAAGAGACAGAGTGTAGAGAGGTGGACACAGAGACctgggaagagaggaagaggagggctgGGGCGGGGAAGGCGTGCTCTAGTGTTTCCCTCCACCAAGGCTGTACTCTCCAGGGCACAAACTTCTGTTCATCTCTatgtttcctgaggtcaccacagGACATAGCACACAGATGGTGTATAACACAGCTCTGCTGATAGATGTATGGATGATGGATAGACGGATGGATAGGTGGATAGATTCATCAATGGATGAAAGGAGGGGATGGGTGGCTGGAAGGCTGGCTTGCCGGATGGATGGATCCATGGAGGGATGGTGGGATGTGTGATGGACGGAGGGAGAGATggaaggatgggtggatggatagatgggtgggtgaTTAGATGGATGGTTGGGTGGATGGATGCAGGgataggtgggtggatgggtaaaaaataatacattgagAGGGCAGAAGGACCCCTTCCCCAGAAATGGAGCTGTAGAGATACAGCTTTCCTGACTTTGTGTCCCAGCTGAGATGGAGCAGGCTGTTGGTTCTAGAGAACAGAGGGTCAGCTCGGAGGTCAGCGGTGAGGGTCCAGGGTTATAATCAGGGGAAGCCACTCACCTGGAGACTCAATAACGGCTGCTGCAACATACAGGTGCAGTCCTGGGAGGTCATTAATGCTAATATTAAGCTTCTCCAGCACGCCCTGAAACTCGGCCTTTTGCAGGGAAATTTGGCACTGGCCATCCACCAGCTGGGGCAAAGAAGacaggacagagaatgagactcGAGTCTCCCACCTCACGCCGCCTCACTCTCCTCACCCACCTCACGCACCTCAACCCTCCTTCCTACCTTGGTCTGACTCTCCAGGCCCCGCAGGAAAGTCTTTTCACCGTCCTCACCCAGAAGCCCAAAGCGCACGTATGCCACCCCCTGCACTGGCTTCCCGTAGATGTACCTGCCACCGAGGAGAGATTCGGAAGAGGGGCTGAGGGCCGGGGCGAGGGCGGGGAGTGGGGTTCCCCAGCACATTCACGCTGCACGGGGTGTCCTGGGGTCAGGCCCAGCATGAGGACCATGTGCGAGGGGGAGATACCTGGCCTGGATGATCACTTGGATGTCACTAAGAAAGCCAGGCGTTGTCAGGATGTAGGGGTTTTCAGGAATGATCTTCACCTCaaagttgggaagaactgacccaGGGCAAAGGGAGGGAAGATCAGACTCTCATGAAAGGACCCTTAAAATATTACCCTCCCCTCGGGGCTGTGGCAGCCGCATCTCCCTTCCCTGGCCCTGCACCCCCCACCTCTGCTCCACCCCGTCCTCCTTGCAGAAAAGGGGCGCTTGTCCCTCCCATCTCCAGCTCTCAGTGTATTTCTTTACCTCAAACTGGGTGCTGCTATTGGAATCCAGGCTGTCTGAGAATTGGGCTGAGATTTTTCACGTCGCTGGCCTTAGGATAGACAAAGGAGAGACTCAGCCCACTCGTATGCGAGGTCTGCAGACAGCCAGTCACCAAATTCCctaggaggagcctggagggtgaaCCAGGGGCTTAGGAAGCTCAGGATCGGATCACGTGCTGTAGGTGAACAGGTCGGGGACGGTTTTCGTGGGTCTCAGGGAGGAGATGCTCACTCTGAGATGTCTGGGATCAAAACGTCCTGAACGATACAGGAGGGAGCAACCACTTCCCTTTTCTGCACGCGGAAGCCTTGAGAGTTCTGCAATGGGAGTGAAGTGGTCACAGCCACAGGCCAGCTCAGCAGCCCTGGCCCATTAGGAAGGTCAGAGGTCGGGGGCTCACCTCCACCGTGACCGTGAAGATGTCACTGGCCGGGCGCATCTTTTGATCCAGAGCAAAGACTCTGTAGCGAACTGGAAATGGAAGATGAGGAGGTGAGCAGGAGCCATGGG contains the following coding sequences:
- the LOC102172711 gene encoding LOW QUALITY PROTEIN: complement C4-A-like (The sequence of the model RefSeq protein was modified relative to this genomic sequence to represent the inferred CDS: inserted 3 bases in 3 codons; deleted 2 bases in 2 codons; substituted 1 base at 1 genomic stop codon) → MRLLWGLIWASGFFALSLQKPRLLLFAPSVVRIGVPLSVAVKLQDAPSGQVVRGSVFLRNPSHVKELCSPKVDFSLSSGRDFILLNLPIPQEQARLCRLHLLRGAPEVQLMVQSPWLRDSLSKQTDTQGVNLLFSSRRGHLFLQTDQPVYNPGQRVRYRVFALDQKMRPASDIFTVTVENSQGFRVQKREVVAPSCIVQDVLIPDISEPATXKISAQFSDSLDSNSSTQFEVKKYTEILPNFEVKIIPENPYILTTPGFLSDIQVIIQARYIYGKPVQGVAYVRFGLLGEDGEKTFLRGLESQTKLVDGQCQISLQKAEFQGVLEKLNISINDLPGLHLYVAAAVIESPGGEMEEAELTSWRFVSSPFSLDLSKTKQQLIPGVPFLLQALVRDMSGTPASGIPVKVSAKLFSGSTSKNQDFERNTDGSGQVIVSLGVPRTISEVQLSVSAGSPHPAVGSLTVKAPLSRSSGFLSIEWQNPRPLKVGETLNLNLQAVGISGSFSYFYYMILSRGQIVSVHREPKTHLTSISVFVDHRLVPSFHLVAFYYHGGVPVANSLRVDVQAGDCGGKMELNVDSSKAYRPGDAVKLNLQTGSRALVALGAVDTALYAVGGKSHKPLDMVKVFEAMNSYDLGCGPGGGDTAPQVFKAAGLAFSDGDHRTEIRKSLSCPKESKSRKKRNVNFQKAIHEKLGQYTSPVAKRCCQDGLTRLPMVRTCEQRAARVQQPACREPFLSCCQFAENLRKKARTRGQVGLVRALELLKEEDLIEEDDIPVRSFFPENWLWKVEEVDRFSQLQLLLPDSLTTWEIHGVSLSKSTGLCVATPARLLVFREFHMHLRLPVSVRRFEQLELRPVLYNYLDRDLTVSVLVSPVEGLCLAGGGGLAQRVQVPAGSARPVGFSVVPIAAAAVSLKVVARGSLDFPVGDAISKILQVEREGALHSEEIVYDLNPLGEPRGRTLEIPGNSDPNIVPEGDFKSFVRVTASDPLEALGSEGALSPXGLASLLRLPQGCXEQTMTLLAPTLAASRYLDKTEQWSLLXPETKDRAVDLIQKGSECSGEQEWQEEGS